One genomic window of Ammospiza nelsoni isolate bAmmNel1 chromosome 4, bAmmNel1.pri, whole genome shotgun sequence includes the following:
- the INO80B gene encoding LOW QUALITY PROTEIN: INO80 complex subunit B (The sequence of the model RefSeq protein was modified relative to this genomic sequence to represent the inferred CDS: deleted 1 base in 1 codon), with the protein MAAAASPGPHNGRQPSRAEVSFDGSGSVPNWVPRGRMRRAWRRGAMEAGGHGQEAEAGGHGGHKKKHKKHKKKHKKRHHHEAGPAPGPEPPRQPRLRLRIKLGGQILGTKSVPTFTVVPEGTHSPSPLLAGDEEEPSVPIEQYRAWLDEDSNLAPSPLPELDPESCFPAREEGEEEEEEEEEEEEEEERRWLAALERGELDDNGDIKREVDESLLTARQRALLHKQQSQPLLQLPMGAKAKEVTEEMREKREERARRRRLQAARKAEESKNQTIERLTRTHKAKVRALRERRARRAPCPVVHYRSAADGVTVSFPAGFPVPAAAAAPPAPPAQPCAVPGCGNAKRYSCAQTGRPLCSLGCYRRNLQLLQSAG; encoded by the exons ATGGCGGCAGCAGCGTCACCAGGCCCTCATAATGGGCGGCAGCCAAGCCGGGCGGAAGTGAGTTTTGAC GGAAGTGGGTCCGTCCCGAATTGGGTCCCCCGCGGGCGGATGCGCAGGGCCTGGCGGCGGGGAGCGATGGAGGCCGGCGGGCACG GGCAGGAGGCCGAGGCGGGCGGCCATGGCGGCCACAAGAAGAAGCACAAGAAGCACaagaaaaagcacaagaaaCGGCACCACCACGAggccgggccggccccgggGCCCGAACCGCCTCGGCAGCCACGGCTGCGGCTCCGGATTAAGCTGGGAGGGCAAATCCTGGGCACCAAGAG TGTCCCCACGTTCACGGTGGTCCCCGAAGGGACGCACTCGCCGTCCCCGCTGCTGGCgggggatgaggaggagcccagCGTGCCCATCGAGCAGTACCGGGCATGGCTGG ATGAGGACAGCAACCTGGCCCCCTCCCCGCTGCCCGAGCTGGACCCCGagagctgcttccctgcccGTGAGGagggcgaggaggaggaggaggaagaggaggaggaagaggaggaggaggagcggcGCTGGCTGGCGGCCCTGGAGAGGGGGGAGCTGGATGACAACGGGGACATCAAGAGGGAGGTGGACGAGTCCCTCCTGACAGCCCGGCAG CGCGCGTTGCTGCacaagcagcagagccagcccctgctgcagctgcccatgGGCGCCAAGGCCAAGGAGGTGACGGAGGAGATGCGGGAGAAGCGCGAGGAGCGGGCGCGGCGCCGGCGGCTGCAGGCGGCCCGCAAGGCCGAGGAGAGCAAGAACCAGACCATCGAGCGCCTGACGCGCACGCACAAGGCCAAGGTGCGGGCCCTGCGCgagcgccgcgcccgccgcgccccgtGCCCCGTGGTTCATTACCGCAGCGCCGCCGACGGCGTCACCGTCTCCTTCCCCGCCGGCTTCCCGgtgcccgcggccgccgccgcgccgcccgcgccgcccgcccaGCCCTGCGCCGTGCCCGGCTGCGGCAACGCCAAGCGCTACAGCTGCGCCCAAACCGGGCggcccctctgcagcctgggctgctaCCGGCGcaacctgcagctgctgcagagcgcGGGCTGA